The Schistocerca cancellata isolate TAMUIC-IGC-003103 chromosome 4, iqSchCanc2.1, whole genome shotgun sequence genome contains a region encoding:
- the LOC126183533 gene encoding uncharacterized protein C14orf119, which yields MGSSSRYSTPAQMRFVVQWFSEWSEMQRNDFLLELAQKIIPNGYVNGLVAGMDGVAVKEDRPPSLFQCRIKLFREWADNWNESEKQEVLAKIKALDANFASKFDEELQSVSQSSEQPSQPVAEGGETL from the coding sequence ATGGGCTCTTCTTCAAGATATTCAACGCCCGCGCAAATGCGGTTTGTAGTGCAGTGGTTTAGTGAGTGGAGTGAAATGCAGAGAAATGATTTCTTACTGGAGTTGGCCCAAAAAATAATCCCTAACGGTTATGTTAATGGTTTGGTAGCTGGTATGGATGGTGTTGCCGTGAAGGAAGATCGCCCACCCTCTCTGTTTCAGTGTCGGATCAAGCTGTTTAGGGAATGGGCAGATAATTGGAACGAATCTGAAAAACAGGAAGTTCTGGCGAAGATTAAAGCTTTGGATGCCAATTTTGCATCAAAATTTGACGAAGAATTGCAGTCGGTTTCACAATCTAGTGAACAACCAAGCCAACCAGTTGCGGAAGGCGGAGAAACATTGTAA